A window of Clostridia bacterium genomic DNA:
TTTTAAATGAGGACTGTATTTTTCCAATTCCTCATTTATTATTTGAAAATCTTCTAAAGGATCGCGTCCTTCTGAGGCCGACATATCCAAAACATGCAGCAACAAACGGGTTCGTTCGATATGCCGCAAAAATTGATGTCCCAAACCAACACCCTCACTTGCCCCAGCGATTAATCCTGGAATATCAACCATGACAAAACTATTTTCATAATCCAAACTAACCATACCAAGATGCGGCTGCAGTGTCGTAAAATGATAATCGGCAATTTTAGGCTTAGCAGAGGAAACATGAGCCAAAAGCGTTGATTTACCGACATTGGGAAACCCTACTAAACCAACATCTGCTAATAATTTTAATTCTAAAAGCAGCCATCTAGCTTCACCTGGCTGTCCATTTTCCGCAATACGGGGTGCTCGAGTTACAGATGTAACAAAACGGGCATTACCTTTTCCACCTCTACCACCCTGTGCAGCTACAAAGGTTTGCCCAGGTTGACTTAAATCAGCAACAATTTCTCCATTAGCCGCCAATCTAATAACTGTACCTACAGGTACTTTAATAATTAAATCCTGTCCAGCCGCTCCCTGCATATTTTTAGCTTTACCATTTTCACCAGCAGGAGCTTTAAAATGTTTACGGAGACGAAAATCAGCTAAAGTAGAAAGCCCTTCTTCGGCTCGTAAAATAACATTACCTCCATTACCACCATCACCACCGGCAGGACCGCCCATAGGAACATATTTTTCACGACGAAAAGCCACCATGCCCTGACCACCATCACCTGCTTGAACGTAAATTTGAGCATAATCAAAAAACATAAATTTCACCACACTTTTATTTTAAACAAATGATAAATTCTTGCCAACCGACTGTTTTTATTTCCACATTAACAGTATCTACCTTTGGAGAAACTAGCTTGTCACCAGAAAACGTTAATTTTAATCCCTTACCCTGCTGAACAGCCTCAATTTGAAAAACGTGAGATTTAGTTATTTGTGAAAAAATGGATAACAAACAGACTGCTGTCTCCTCTTGAAATTCCTCCCAATAAGTCCAAGTAATTTCTTTCACGAAATGGAAAAACTGTTCGGAAAGCTGCCACTCACTTTTTAACCAAAGAAAAAATGCCTGTAAATAAGGGGAAGGAAGCACACTTAATAAATTATAATTTTGCACAGTCTGACAAGCCTGCTGACAATATTTCCGTGCTCGCGAAAGATTACCTAATTGCAAATAACCACCAATTACTTGCAGTTCATTTAAAAAATCATGCCGCATAGTACTATGTACCATTAACAGTTTTTTTAACAACTCAACCTGCACTTCGCCACCTCCCCAAATTAAAAAACCCCGGCAGGGTCCGGGGCTTTTTACACTACGGTTGAATAGACACTAACTTGCTTTTTACTTTTTCCTTTTCTTTCAAAAGCTACATAACCATCTACTAAAGCATATAAAGTATCATCTTTACCCAAACCCACATTATGGCCGGGATGAATTTTTGTGCCTCTTTGTCTAACCAAAATACTGCCGGCATTTACTAATTGACCATCTGAACGCTTCAGACCCAAGCGCTGTGCCTGACTATCACGCCCATTACGCGAACTACCCATTCCTTTTTTACGGGCGAATAATTGTAAATTCATTTCAAACATGGTCTCCACCTCCTCTTTTCAACCTGTAAATACATACCATAATTCTTTTTAATAGCTTCCAATCCCAAATAAAGTGTAGTTAATAATAGTTCGACTTTTTCTAGTTCCCCAGTAGTTATTTCTTTTGGCAGCCAACAAGCTAAATAACCTGTTTCTTTAATATTAACTAAAGGCTCAGTAGTTAAAACCTCTTTTAAACCAAGAACCGCAGTTTGAGTAAGTGCGGAAACAGCCGCACAGACCAAATCTTTGCCATGGGGAGCATATTGGGCATGTCCACGGGCCACAAAGCCTTTAACTTTTTTTTCGTGATAATAAAAAGAAACATAAATCATAATTGTTCTATTTTTTCCACCTCAACTTTAGTAAAAGGCTGCCGATGGCCATACAATTTACGATAATGTTTTTTAGGCTTGTGTTTAAAAACGAGTATTTTCTCATCTTTACCATGTTCCAAAACCTTCAAAACAACCTTAGCCTTTTCAACATAAGGTGTACCAAGAGCGATCTGATCACCATCAACAATAGCTAGTACATGTTCAACTTGAAAAGTTTCGCCCTCTTTTACGGGTACCTTTTCAATATTAAAAATGTCTCCTTCTTGAACCTTGCACTGTTTCCCACCAGTTTTAATAATTGCGTACATACAAATACCTCCTCACCTAGACTCGCCATCTCCAAGGTAGCAGCATGCTTTTTAACCCGAGCTGAGCGGTTTGGCAGGCTAACTGCCTAGAACATAAGAAGAATATCATATTTTTAAACAAAAGTCAATTTTTATTTTTCACATATGGCATTAATTACCATGATTACAACATAATTCCCGATTAAGACTAATCACAGCCTGACGATATAAATCCCGCTCGATAACGAACTGAATATTTACTTGACGCAGAGATTGTGAAATACAATGAATATTAATACCTTCATTAGCTAAAACTGTTGCTGCCTTAGCTAACACACCAGGCTGAGCAATATTAGAACCAATCAAAAAAACTACAGCCATTTTTTCAACTCTAACTGACTCAAATGCAGTTTTTAAATCCTGTACCAAACCTGTACTTAATTCCTTTTCCCAAATAACCAAAGAAATGCTGTTGGCATTAGTAGCCTTCATAATATAACTAACATGATGGGCCTTGAATAATTTCATAATTTCATAATCAAAACCTACTTGCCCCACCATTGATGAATCATGAATTTCAATAACTATAATTTCATCTGAACCAGTTATAATTTCTATTTTAGATTCCCGACCTACATAATCTTTCTTAATCAGGGTTCCAGGATGATGTGGATCAAAAGTATTTTTAATTCTTAAATTAATACTGGCCCTTTCCAATGGTTTAGCAGATTTAGGATGAATAGCTTCCATACCTACATCAGCCAATTGATCAGCCACATCGTAATTTGTATTCCCAACAATAATTGTATTTTCCGGACCCACGATCAACGGATCTGCCGAAGATAAATGAAATTCTTTATGAATAATTGCTTCATCGGCATTTAATAAGACGGCAATTTTTGAAAAAGTAACCTCAGAATAGCCGCGATCAAATTCACGCATAATTCCTTCCACCCCACGCGTATAACCTGTAGCTACCACAATTTTATTCCGATAATCCACTTTACTAAAAGCCTTGCTAATTCTTTGATCAATAGTATAACCAGTAGGATCATGAAAACCGGTTAAATCCACCAACTGGGCCTTTATTCCCCTGTTTTTCAAAATATTTACCGTATTATAGGCTGAATGGGCTTCACCCAATGAAGCTAATAATTCACGTGCAGCCAAAAAGATGTTTTTCCGTCCCACATATCCCGAGGAAATTACTTTTTCCATACTATTTAAGTAAGCTCTAGTTTGCTCAATACGTTCTTTCAAAAAAAGATTAGCCTCTACCAAATTTAAACCAATTTCCTCAAACTTGGTGTTGATTTCACGTAAGTGCAGATGTAACTTATCTAATTCATCTTCATAATTTTCATTATTTACAAACCAAGTATAAATACCCGGAGCACCAGTTTTTTTATCTTCCAAAAGCAAATTAGTTACCCCACCATAAGCTGAGACAACCAAAACCCTACCATAACGAAATTCTTTTTCTCCAGGTAAATGAATAATATTTTCCAAAACATGGCGAAATTGTGACATCGAGGTACCACCAATTTTTTCTACGGTTAACATCAAATCAACTCCCTACCTGAAAAGTATTTAATTTTCGAAAGTGGCCGCAACACGTCCTTTGCCATCACAAAAAGGACATTTTTCCTCTAAAACATTAGTTAAAGGTGGTCTAATTTTTTTCCGTGTCATTTCCACAAAACCTAAAGCAGTTAAACCTAAAATAGATGTTTTTACGCGATCCTTTTTTAATTCATTTTCTAAAATATCTAATACTTTTTGGCGATGTTCCTCTGTGTCCATATCAATAAAATCAATAATAATAATACCACCTATATTTCTCAACCGCAACTGTCTAACAATTTCTCGAGCAGCTACACAATTAGTTTTAAAAACCGTATCAGCAAGATTAGAGGCACCAATAAATTTACCAGTATTAACATCAATTACCGTCAAAGCCTCAGTTTGATCAAAAACTAAATAGGCACCGTTCTTTAACCAGACTTTTCTATTTAAAGAACGTTTTATTTCTTTTTCAACATGATATTTATCAAAAAGCTGTTGAGTATCACAGCGGTCAACACGCTGTTTTAGGTCGGGGGCAAAAACATCTAAATAAGTGAGAATACGTTCACTTACACCTGCAGAATTAATTCTTAATTTCTGCACATCCTCACTAAATAAATCACGCAAAACCCTAGGAATAAGTCTTAAATCCTGATGTAAAAGTGTGGGAGCAGAAGAATTTGCCATTCTCTGCTTTATCTTTTGCCAAAGTTTCAAAAGACTTTTTAAATCCTGTTTAAACACCTCGGGAGAAGCCCCAGCCGCAATTGTCCGCACAATCAAACCTGCTTTTTCCGGTTTTAACTCTGAAGCTATTTGGGTCAGTCTTTCACGTTCAACTTGTTCTTCAATACGCAGAGATACCCCTATATGTGCAACATGAGGCATTAACACCAAATAACGCCCAGGGAGAGTAAGTTTGGTAGTAACACGTGCCCCTTTACCACCTACCGGTTCTTTTTTTACCTGTACCACAATTTCTTGTCCTTCTTTAACCAAATCACAAATATTAACTGACCCATTAGCCGGACAATTACTTAAATCCTGTACATATAAAAAAGCATTCTTTTCCAAGCCAATATCTACAAAGGCCGCCTGCATACCTGGTAAAACATTATTAACTATTCCTTTGTAAATATTACCGATAATTCGTTCATCACCACCCTGTTCCACATAAATTTCCGCTACTTGTCCTTCTTCCAAAACTGCTACTTTGGTAACCCCATTTGTTACATTTACTAAAATCTCCCGATACATAATTTTCACTCCCTAAATGGGCTTTACGATTTTTCCAATGGTGTATATAACTTGCCTGCTTCAAAAATATAAAGTCCACAGCGATTTATTTGACAGCTAACATCTTCATTCAAAAATAAATATTTTTTTGCCAATTCCAATACTTCCTGTGGCCGTACCTGATTTTCCCCCCCGACAGCCAAATCAAAAA
This region includes:
- the obgE gene encoding GTPase ObgE yields the protein MFFDYAQIYVQAGDGGQGMVAFRREKYVPMGGPAGGDGGNGGNVILRAEEGLSTLADFRLRKHFKAPAGENGKAKNMQGAAGQDLIIKVPVGTVIRLAANGEIVADLSQPGQTFVAAQGGRGGKGNARFVTSVTRAPRIAENGQPGEARWLLLELKLLADVGLVGFPNVGKSTLLAHVSSAKPKIADYHFTTLQPHLGMVSLDYENSFVMVDIPGLIAGASEGVGLGHQFLRHIERTRLLLHVLDMSASEGRDPLEDFQIINEELEKYSPHLKARPQIIAANKMDLTGAQENLKRFQKKWADQYEIFPISAITGRGLKKMLWRLAELLIDLPPQPLIIPKEELCQVKVEKKEPYQIELVDGIWEVTGSEVEALVQKYNLQYEDSMRYFLVALRRLGVEEALREKGIKNGETVSIYGWQFEFLD
- the rpmA gene encoding 50S ribosomal protein L27 produces the protein MNLQLFARKKGMGSSRNGRDSQAQRLGLKRSDGQLVNAGSILVRQRGTKIHPGHNVGLGKDDTLYALVDGYVAFERKGKSKKQVSVYSTVV
- a CDS encoding ribosomal-processing cysteine protease Prp translates to MIYVSFYYHEKKVKGFVARGHAQYAPHGKDLVCAAVSALTQTAVLGLKEVLTTEPLVNIKETGYLACWLPKEITTGELEKVELLLTTLYLGLEAIKKNYGMYLQVEKRRWRPCLK
- the rplU gene encoding 50S ribosomal protein L21, which codes for MYAIIKTGGKQCKVQEGDIFNIEKVPVKEGETFQVEHVLAIVDGDQIALGTPYVEKAKVVLKVLEHGKDEKILVFKHKPKKHYRKLYGHRQPFTKVEVEKIEQL
- a CDS encoding aspartate kinase — protein: MLTVEKIGGTSMSQFRHVLENIIHLPGEKEFRYGRVLVVSAYGGVTNLLLEDKKTGAPGIYTWFVNNENYEDELDKLHLHLREINTKFEEIGLNLVEANLFLKERIEQTRAYLNSMEKVISSGYVGRKNIFLAARELLASLGEAHSAYNTVNILKNRGIKAQLVDLTGFHDPTGYTIDQRISKAFSKVDYRNKIVVATGYTRGVEGIMREFDRGYSEVTFSKIAVLLNADEAIIHKEFHLSSADPLIVGPENTIIVGNTNYDVADQLADVGMEAIHPKSAKPLERASINLRIKNTFDPHHPGTLIKKDYVGRESKIEIITGSDEIIVIEIHDSSMVGQVGFDYEIMKLFKAHHVSYIMKATNANSISLVIWEKELSTGLVQDLKTAFESVRVEKMAVVFLIGSNIAQPGVLAKAATVLANEGINIHCISQSLRQVNIQFVIERDLYRQAVISLNRELCCNHGN
- a CDS encoding Rne/Rng family ribonuclease, which produces MYREILVNVTNGVTKVAVLEEGQVAEIYVEQGGDERIIGNIYKGIVNNVLPGMQAAFVDIGLEKNAFLYVQDLSNCPANGSVNICDLVKEGQEIVVQVKKEPVGGKGARVTTKLTLPGRYLVLMPHVAHIGVSLRIEEQVERERLTQIASELKPEKAGLIVRTIAAGASPEVFKQDLKSLLKLWQKIKQRMANSSAPTLLHQDLRLIPRVLRDLFSEDVQKLRINSAGVSERILTYLDVFAPDLKQRVDRCDTQQLFDKYHVEKEIKRSLNRKVWLKNGAYLVFDQTEALTVIDVNTGKFIGASNLADTVFKTNCVAAREIVRQLRLRNIGGIIIIDFIDMDTEEHRQKVLDILENELKKDRVKTSILGLTALGFVEMTRKKIRPPLTNVLEEKCPFCDGKGRVAATFEN